A section of the Triticum dicoccoides isolate Atlit2015 ecotype Zavitan chromosome 7A, WEW_v2.0, whole genome shotgun sequence genome encodes:
- the LOC119328280 gene encoding 60S ribosomal protein L30-like isoform X2: protein MAPTKKSKKSTENINNKLQLVMKSGKYTLGYKTVLKTLRSSKGKLIILANNCPPLRKSEIEYYAMLSKISVHHFHGNNVDLGTACGKYYRVCCLSILDPVKTSLPILA from the exons ATGGCCCCCACCAAGAAGTCG AAGAAGAGCACGGAGAACATCAACAACAAGCTGCAGCTGGTGATGAAGAGCGGCAAGTACACGCTCGGCTACAAGACCGTCCTCAAGACGCTCCGGAGCTCCAAGG GGAAGTTGATTATCCTCGCAAACAACTGCCCTCCGCTCAGGAAGTCTGAGATCGAGTACTATGCTATGCTGTCCAAGATCAGCGTTCATCATTTCCATGGAA ACAACGTGGATCTTGGAACTGCGTGTGGCAAGTACTACCGGGTGTGCTGTTTGAGCATCCTTGACCCTG TGAAGACAAGCTTACCTATCCTAGCCTAA
- the LOC119328280 gene encoding 60S ribosomal protein L30-like isoform X1 produces MAPTKKSKKSTENINNKLQLVMKSGKYTLGYKTVLKTLRSSKGKLIILANNCPPLRKSEIEYYAMLSKISVHHFHGNNVDLGTACGKYYRVCCLSILDPGDSDIITTVPQ; encoded by the exons ATGGCCCCCACCAAGAAGTCG AAGAAGAGCACGGAGAACATCAACAACAAGCTGCAGCTGGTGATGAAGAGCGGCAAGTACACGCTCGGCTACAAGACCGTCCTCAAGACGCTCCGGAGCTCCAAGG GGAAGTTGATTATCCTCGCAAACAACTGCCCTCCGCTCAGGAAGTCTGAGATCGAGTACTATGCTATGCTGTCCAAGATCAGCGTTCATCATTTCCATGGAA ACAACGTGGATCTTGGAACTGCGTGTGGCAAGTACTACCGGGTGTGCTGTTTGAGCATCCTTGACCCTG GTGACTCGGACATCATCACCACCGTTCCTCAGTGA